Below is a window of Fuerstiella sp. DNA.
GCCGAGCATTGGCCTGTTCCGACGACGCCTGCTGCCGGATACGATGTTGGTTTTTTTGTGTCTGCAGTTCAGCAGCTTTCATACGTCGTAATTCGCGGTTCATATCGTGCAGACGCATTTCCTGTTCGTAAACGTCGTCCGCCCGACTGGTCCATCGTCGCAGCTGTTCGCTCATCCACACGGCGTGGTCTTCAGGGGAAAGGACATGCAGAAGGATAGCCGGCGAATACACACGTCCTCGTTCCGGCTTGTAATCTTCGACCCAGGCACACAATTTCAGTGACTGAGGTCGTACCTGGTCCGATTTCGCACAGAACGTGGCCTGTGTGCTCATCGAACGTTCCTCGGGGCCGCCTGCCTGAACCACCTTGTCTGCTCTATCCGGAGTTGGATTAACCAGTGGATGAGGAATTCCGGTCCATTCTATTCCCATTAATTTCAGGCCAAAATCGTCAGTGGCGTTCAAGGAAAACGTAATCACGTCGGTTGAAAGTACAACGTGAAGGGGATCGTTCTGCACACAGGACACCTGAGGTTCACGATCATCGACAGCTCGAACGTTCAGCGGAAACGGTTCGCGGGAAGATAATCCGAGATGATCTGTCCATTCGAAACGGAGCGTGGACGATTCGTTCACGATGAGTTCGGTCGTACGAACGGTGGATCCGTTCACCGAGGCTGATCCGGAAGATACGGCAGCATCTTGCAGGTTTCGAGACACCTCAACTTCAAAAGCAACGCTGGATCCTTTCACCACAGATACAGAGCCGCTGCGGACATCTTTGGTCTGTTTTGTGTGATATTGCAGGTATTCAGGCAGAGTGACACTGGAGGTGATCATCGTCAGTTCGGGACGCGTTACGGGTTGTACGGCCACTGATTCGCGGACGTCTCCGATCCGAATTCTGAGCCCCTCGTCGGTCGTCAGTGGCGGCAGAAAAAAATCATAGGCCCGTTCTCTTTGAGCCGCCTGAACATCCGGCTGTCCGCTCAGCACGACTTTACCGAATTCGGGCGCCCACTGGGTTTCTTCCGTGAGTCGAGCTGTCAACTGAAACTCTTCTGCGTGGGGAACCACAATATGGTCCGGCAGTTTTTCTATCTGTGTGAATGTGAACCGATCGATATCACGCCACGGCATTAGCCAGCGTTCGGCTGCATTCCATACTGCATCGGGAGTAACAGCGACCGCTAGCAGAAGCAGAGATGTCGGGCCGGCAGCCGCAATTGCCCACTGTCGACTTCGATGTGTCGGAACGGCATCGCCAAAGTCTTGGTCGCGTACTGCAATATCGACCTGTTCAACTGCAGCAGTCGCCAGACTGTAACTTTCATCAGGATCTCTCGTCCCCTGGGCGAGTTCGACAACACCCAGCAGTTGGTCTCCCAGGTTCGGATATCGGTGAGTCAGTAATCGCGCGACCTGCCGCATAGTGCGAGTTCCCCACACCCAGCGGTGACATTTCAGCGGAAAGAACAGTCCAATTCCAAGGCATCCTGCCAGGAGGATGATGGCTCGCACGACAGGTGCTGTATCGACAAATCGATCGGTCCCGAGCACCACGACCCAGGAAAGCAACAGTCCGAAGAGACCGGAGAGAATCCCTTCTGCGACTTTAATCTTTCGGACCTGTGCCTGGAATTCGGCGAGTTTCGCCTGTGTTGTTTCGGGTAAACGGACTTCCTGCGAGGACATTCCGTGGATTCCGGATAAAAACTGGACAGGTACCAACGGTGTGCAAACGCCGCAGAGTATATGCCTGGAACTCTTACCAGGGCAGGTTCGTTTTCAGCCTTTAGAGCTTATCTGTCAAATTACTGATTCGATGAACACGTTCACTTGTTTCGCTCATCATAATTTATGATGAGATACCTTACTGAATTTTGGACGATTGTCTCTTGGAATTGGTCCGGTCTGGTTCAGCAGGAATGCGAACTTGATGGTCCGGGCCGCAGACAAAGACCCCGCCAGCTTAGATGCAGTGACTCCCCAGTCGTTCGCAGCAGAAATTATTTCTCCTTTTTATGAAGACTGCTGAATTCTATGTCCACAACAGAAGCTCACGGCGACCTGCACTCGAACGATGTTAATGCAATCGATGAACTTCGTGAAATCTGGCAACGATTGCGCCGTGAACTGGGCAAAGTGATTGTGGGTCAGGATGACGTTGTGGAACAACTGGCGGTCTGTCTTTTTGCCCGCGGGCACGCGTTGCTGATGGGGGTGCCAGGACTGGCCAAGACGCTGCTGGTGAGTCGTTTGGCTGAAACGATGTCGTTGAACTTCAGTCGTATTCAGTTCACACCGGATCTGATGCCAATGGATATCACCGGGACCGACATTCTGCAGGAGACTCAGACAGGACGACGCGAATTTGAATTCGTAAAGGGACCGGTTTTCGCCAACATCGTTCTGGCGGACGAAATCAACCGGGCTCCTTCGAAGACTCAGGCGGCGATGCTGGAAGCGATGCAGGAGCATCGAGTGACTGTCATTGGTCGCACCTATCAACTGAACCCTCCTTTTTTCGTTCTGGCCACACAGAATCCGATTGAACAGGAAGGGACTTATCCGCTGCCCGAAGCCCAGCTTGATCGATTCATGTTCCTCATTAATGTGGATTATCCGTCGCGCAGCGAAGAAATTGAGATTGCCCGCACTACGACGGGCGGCGACCATCCCCCGCTGGAGATGGTGATGTGTGCTGACGATGTATTTCGATTTCAGGAACTGGTGAGACGGATTCCCGTGCCACAGCATATTTATGAGTTTACCGTGGACTTGGTGCGGCGTACGCGACCATCCGTTGATGTGGCTCCGGAATGGCTAAGGCCGCTGGTATCATGGGGCGCGGGGCCTCGAGCAGTGCAGTATCTTATTCTCGGAGCGCGTGCCCGTGCTGCCATGGCCGGTAGTTATATGACACGACTGGAGGACGTTCTGGCCGTGGCTCGGCCCGTACTGAGCCACCGGGTTTTGACAACATTCAATGCCGAATCAGAAGGCATCACCAGTACGGATGTGATTCAAAGACTGATCGACGAACTGCAGACAGAACTGAATGCATGACGTCACTTATTGGCGGACTCCGGTCCGTTGTGCGTTGTTGGGTGAGTTCTTACCTGCAGGGTGCGTTAATATTTAATGCGACACTTCATAGAACCAAGCGTTATTTCCCGTCTTTCGGGACTCACACTGGACGCACGAATACCGGTGTCCGGAAGTGTGTCAGGTCGGCATCGCAGTCTTACGCGTGGGTCCAGCCTGGAATTCTCGGAATATCGGAATTACGTACCCGGTGACGACACTCGTCGACTGGACTGGCGAGTCTGGGGACGCAGTGACCGGTTTTACATCAAGGAATTTGAAGCCGACACCAACCTTCGCCTGTGTCTGGTCATTGATGTCAGTGGTTCAATGGCCTACGGTCCGCAGGGCAGTCGGCAGGAAGGGAGCACGAAGCTGGACTTTGCCCGATTTCTTTGCGGGACGCTGGCTTACCTTGCGGCAGGTCAGGGGGATGCCGTGGGATTGTCGTGTGCGGGTGCCGACTTTCAGCTGGAGATTCCGCCTCGACGGAGTGCTGCTCATCTCAGGCACATTCTTGACGAAATGTCCGCAATGAAGGCTGAAGGTGAAACGGGGTTGTCGGAAGCTTTGCATGCTGTTGCAGAAAAAGTTCCGCAGCGTGCCCTGGTCGTGATTGTGTCGGATCTGTTTACCAATACTGATTCACTTGGCGACGCATTTCAGCATCTTCGGTTCCGGCGTCATGATGTGGCAGTGTTCCACCTGCTGGAGCAGAATGAAGTCGAATTCGAATTTGACCGCCCCGTCAGATTCGTCGATCTGGAAGGGGCGCCACCGATGCTGGTGGATCCTGCGACCATGGCCGGACAGTACCGCAACGCGGTACAAACATGGCTGGAAGACGTCAAACAGATCGTCAGGGATACGCTCGTTGACTACCACCGAGTCAGCATCGAAGAGCACTATGCCGAAGTGTTGACGCGTTTTCTGCTGGCAAGAAAGAAATAGAATGATGTTCAGTGATTCAGGGTTCCGTATTTGAGTTTGCCGGTTGATATGAGAGAGATTGTCAGCATCAGATCTGTGTCAGCTCCATCAACGTTTGATATCCAACTCACCGGATACCGAACACCGCACAACGAAAACCATCATCCGTGACATTTCTCCAGCCATTTTTGCTGTTTGCTCTGCCTCTGATGGGATTGCCTGTTTTGATCCACTTCGTGAATCAAAACAGGCATCGGACAGTAAACTGGGCGGCTACTATGTTTCTGGTCCAGGCGAAACGTATGGCGCGAGGAATGGCGAGGCTCCGGTATCTGTTGATCCTGCTGTTTCGTATGCTGGCTATCGCCGGTTTGATCTTTGCCGTCAGTCGTCCGATGACGGCCGGCTGGCTGGGACTGACCGCGGGAGGAGCACCTGAGACAACTCTGATTCTGCTGGACAGGTCTGTCAGTATGGAAGCACGCGACCCCCGTACGCGTCGCTCAAAACGTGAAACCGCACTGCAGAAACTTTCACAACTCCTTCAAGATATCGGTCGTAACACAGAACTTGTACTGTTTGACAGCGTCTCTTCAGATCCTCGAATCGTCGATTCTCCTGCTGATCTAGCTGATATTCCGCAGACAGGCCCAAGCGAGACGGCTGCAGACATACCCGGATTGTTGCAGCGGGCGGTTGAGTACATTGCTGCCGGCGAAACAGGTCGCACCGATGTGTGGATCTGTTCTGATCTGCGAAAGTCTGACTGGGATTCTTCCAGCGGCCGATGGGACACCATTCGACGTCAATTGGAGCAGCGGGAAGGAGTTCGTCTGTATCTGTTGGCGTATCCGGATCAAGCCGCCGCAAACATGGCTGTCAGTGTGAGTGGAGTTCATCGCAGGGAGACATCAGAAGGCGCTGAATTACTCATGGACATCCGTGTGAATCGGACCGCGGACACTGATATGGATGTCAACGTGCCGTTGAGTGTGGTGATTGACGGAGCGCGTTCAACTTTGAACATTAAGGTTTCGGGAAGTGAGTTTGTGAGGAATGGCCACGCCATTGCGATTGATCGTGAGACACTCTCAGGCTGGGGACGGGTTGAGCTTCCTGACGATTCGAACACCGCTGACAACAGCTATCGGTTTGTCTATGCCGAAGCTCCAATTCAAAAGACAACGGTCGTTTCAGATGCGTTCAGTCACGGTGAATACCTGCGACTGGCTGCCGGAACGAGCAGTGATCACCGTCAACTGGCTGAGGCGGAACTGCTGACACCGGATCAGGTGGAAGCCATTGACTGGGAACAGACAGCTTTGCTGATCTGGCAGGCCCCGCTTCCTGACAGTCGGAAATCCCTGCTGATTCGGGAATTTGTGAATTCCGGACGTAGTGTGATGTTCTTTCCGCCGCATCAGCCGACATCAAATGAACTGTTTGGCTGCCGCTGGACTGTCTGGAAGTCGAATGCGGTTCCTTTAAAGATCAGTCGATGGCGCACCGAATCTGATTTGCTGTCCAGTACGGGCAGCGGGATGCCGCTTCCGCTTGGCAAAATCAACGTTTACCGACATTGCGGCCTCGAAAGCGAACGTGCAAACGTTCTTGGTTCATTTAACGGGGGCGACAGTCTGCTGCTGCGAGCATTTACCGACCGTGGTGCGGTTTACTATTGCACGTCTTTGCCAGGCACCGGTCACTCTACATTCATTGATAACGGCGTCGTGTTTTACGTCATGATTCAACGTGCACTGGCACGAGGGACTGCTGCTCTTGGGAATGCACGACATCTGGAATGCGGAACACTGACGGAATTCGAGGGAAACCGGTGGCAGCCCCTGGATGAACTCTCCGAACGTGTGCTCATGTCCGCACGCAGTTCGCGAGCCGGCCTGTATTCAATTGACGACGTTCACTACGCATTTAATCGTCCGTTATCAGAAGACCTGCCACAGATCATCACTGAAGAAAACGTTGAAGCCCTGTTTGACGGAATTGACTTCACCCGGCTGAATGATTCTGCCGGCAGCGCAACTGCGCTCGCCAGTGAAGTGTGGCGAATGTTTCTGGTGCTGATGATTGTGGCGTTGATTGCCGAAGCGGTGTTGTGCCTTCCGTCTCGCCGAACGGCTAAATCTGCAGCATCGAACGCGGTTGCTGATTTTTCCTACACAGGCTAATCAGCGTCTGAGGCCCTGAGATCTTCTTTATGACGTTTTACTGGACACCAGTTTCACTGACTTTGTCAGCTGTCACAATGATCGTTGCTGCTGCCTGTTGCTTTGTCAGCTGGAATCGCAGCGGATTCGCCCGCTCAATGGGGTTTCTGGAGCTTTTTCGTTTGCTCCTCATTGGACTCGTTGTTTGTTCACTGAACCAGCCGGAGATCATCCGGACAGTCCGTCCGGACGCACAGCCGGTTCTGGTTGTGCTGCATGACCAGTCAGGAAGCATGCAGACACGTGATGTGCTTCCGGCGAACGTCGGCAGGTCGGCAGTAAAACCCATATCTCGTGCTGATGCCGTGCAGCCACTGCTTGTCGACGGTCTGTGGAGTCCGTTGAAAAAAAACATGAAGTTGATTTTTGAACCGTTTTCATCGGACCTCCCTGTTTCGACGGCCGGAACGGACCTGAATTCAGCGTTGGCGTCGACTCCTGACCGTCATAAAGGTCTGCGAGCCGTGGTCCTGTTGTCAGATGGTGACTGGAACACGGGAAGCTCACCGCTGTCGGCAGCAACGGACCTGCGTATGCATAATATTCCGATCTTTTCTGTCGGAATAGGCAGTGAAGACCACCTGCCTGACATCGAGCTGACCAGCAGCGGGGCTCCCACTTTCGGTCTGCCAGGCAAGACGGTTCGAATTCCGTTCCAACTAACAAACTGGCTGCCTGAAGATCAGGTGATGGTTGTCTCTGTTGGTGGTTCGGAAACTGATGTCGTGGAGAAGACCGTTCGTGTGTCCGGGATGGGGCAGTTTAATGACATTATCGAATGGAAACCGGAGAAGACCGGCGAGTACGAACTGACACTATCAATCCCGATTATTCCGGAAGAAACGATAGCGGACAACAATGTGGTCAGTCTGCCGATGACTGTTCGTAATGAAGCGTTGCAGGTGCTGGTTGTCGAATCGTATCCTCGCTGGGAATACCGCTATTTGAGAAATGCTCTGGAACGAGATCCCGGCGTTCAGGTGACTTGTCTGTTGTTTCATCCGGGACTTGGTCGTGTGGGTGGCGGGCGAGGTTACCTGGACCGGTTTCCCGGTGAAACGGAACTGTTCAGGTACGATGTTGTGTTTCTGGGGGATGTTGGAGTCAGTACAAAACAGCTCAGTCAGTCAGATTGTGAAAACGTTCGACAGTTGGTTCGCAGTCATGCAGGCGGGCTTGTCTTTCTGCCCGGTTTTCGTGGCCAGCAGAAAACGCTTTTTACCACGGAACTCAATGAACTCTATCCGGTGATTCCGGATGCTACACAACCTCAGGGTGTGGGTGTGGCGGAACCTGCTCGGTTCTCGCTGACGGACTCCGGACGTCGCAGTCTGTTGACACGACTGGAGCCGGACAATGAACGCAATGAAGAGATTTGGCGGTCATTGCCCGGATTTCAGTGGTACGCGGCTACGGTACGTGCACGGATCGGTACCGATGTTCTGGTTACGCACGATTCGGATTCCACTCGATTTGGTCGCGTCCCTCTGATCGCCACCCGTACATCGGGTACCGGTAAGGTTCTGTTTATGGGGACCGATGGCGCCTGGCGCTGGCGAAAGGGACTGGAGGATCTCTACCACTACCGGTTTTGGGGCCAGGTGGTGCGCTGGATGGCTTACCAGCGAAACATGTCTGCCGGTGAATCGATGCGCCTGTTTTATTCACCCGATCGTCCGGAAGCTGACCATGTGCTGACTCTGAATGCCAACGTGATGAAAGATACTGGTGAGCCGCTGAGCGACGGTACAGTTTCTGTTCAGATCACAGCACCTTCCGGACAGACGGACTCGGTGCGACTGGCGTCCGCGGGCGATGATTCCTGGGGCCTGTTCACGGGAACGTTTACACCCCAGGAGGGTGGTCGGTACGAGTTGATCACGACCTGCACTGAGACGGGCGCTCGTCTTGAGACATCAATCTCGATTCAGGGACAGGAGCGGGAACGTACGGGACAGCCGGCCAGGTTCGAGGTGTTGAAAGAGATTTCGGAGATCAGTCGCGGCAGTCTGACAACCGTCTCGGAAGTTGAAGAACTGGTTGGTCAGTTGTCCGGCCTGCCGGATCCGGATTTGATCACACGACGTGTACGTCTTTGGAGCCATCCTGCCTGGGGAGGGGCCTTGATTCTGTTGCTGGGATGCTTCTGGTGCGTCCGAAAGCTTGCCGGACTGGCCTGAATCAATGACAGGTGTTTTCACGGATGCCTTGAACCTGGCAACTCCTATCGCTGATAGATTGGCAGATAACCTTTTTCAAGCTGAAGAATAATACAATTGATGGCGGTAACGTAAACTTGTCCAATGTCTGAATCGGTCCAGTATCCACCTGGTTGAATCCGTCGGGTAAGTTCTTCGTTTATCTGCTGACGATATTCCTTCCAGCGTTTGCCACCCTGTCGATAGATCACCTGTGAATAATAAAAGTGCGTATAATGCCAAAAGGATGCTCGATGGGATACGGGCCGTCTCGGCCAAATGGTGTTATCACAGTAGTCCCTCATCTTTTTGGTCAGATCTGTATCATATTCTCCCGCATTAAACAGAGCTGCCAGTGCGGCAGCTGTGATCGCCGGACGTTCCCCGCCACCTTTAATGCTGTACTCCACTCCCCCGCGGGACGTTGTGCAATCGGCAATATATTTTTTGGCTCGCTGGATGATTTCGACTGAGACGGGAATCCCGGCATTGCGACAGGCGCGGAGTCCCTGGACCTGTGTGATACACGTCGATCCTTCGTCAAAACCACCCCCTTCTCTGGCTGACACGTAACCCCATCCGCCGCGTGATGTCTGTGCGTCCGCAGAAAAACGGACGGCTCTGGTCAGCACCTGCCGGATCTGCTCGCGTCGATTAAGATCTTCTTCCTCACCAAAGACCTGACTAAGAAACAACATCGAAAAACCGTGCCCATAGGTGTAATGGAAGTCCTCGCGAAAACCAATCAGGCCATTGGGACGACTCATCGAAACCAGGTAGTCTGTGGCATTGCTGATCGCTCTGGCGTAACGACCGGTGGTGGCTGTGGATCCTTCCGCAAGGAGTGCCGTACCTGCCAGCGCTGTCATGGCGACGCGATATTGACCTTCATTGGCGATCCAGTAACCCTGGCGATTTTGCTGTGATACCAGATAATCGAGTCCCTGACGTACGGTCTGATCGATATCGTCATCTGCAAAAAGATCAGCGGGACATATGACCAGACTCAGAAAACAGATGAACAAACGCATCAATCGTCTTTTCGACGGAGGAGTTGACACTGACGTCCGGAACGGAACCAATATGGGGTATCATACCTGATAGTAGTTGCTGCGACGAGAACACTCCCTGCATGATGCATTGCGGTTCTGCACATTGGCTGCTGGTCGACGGCACGTGGTATCCCCGGTTTAACGTGATTACCACAGGGAACACTGTTCCGGAAATTACTGTCACATGAAGCCTGACTTCAGGTTCCGGATCGAAATAAAGTTTTTATATGGTTTTCGGCAGGTCATCATGGTGATCCCCCAACGACCAGGGCAGGCTTCGGTGGATCGTCCATGTTTTGAACGAGTGTCCCACACGCGACAGTCAAACTAGTCTTCATGCACAGTTTTGATCGTTTTGTGCGGCGGTGATCAGAGGCCTTGATTGTTCCGTTCAACAGTGGGATGTCGTCAACGGACAATTCGTACGCTGTTCAGGAACCATCTTAGAATTCGGGAAACGACAGACGCAGTTTTGTGAGACGCTGTTGACTTTGTACGTGACGCAACATTCAGATGAACCGGGCTGAATCAATGTCGGAAATGCCGACGCCCTGTGAAGATCATGGCCATGTCCTGTGCATTACAGGCAGCGATGACTTCTTCATCGTTGCGAGAACCTCCGGGCTGAATAACGGCCCGGATGCCTGCCTTTGCTGCCTGGTCGACGCCATCACGAAACGGAAAGAAAGCATCGCTGGCGACGACTCCGTCAGCCGCCCGATCGCCGGCTTTCATTGCGGCGATGAATGAACTGTCCAGACGGCTCATTTGACCTGCTCCGGCCCCAAGCAGCATGTTGTCTTTGGCGAACACGATTGCATTGGATTTGACATGCCGGCACACGATCCACGCGAAACGCAAATCAGCCGATTCTGCCGGCGTCGGTCTGCGTTTGGTCGGGATGGTCCATTCGGAATCGTCCTGGAATTCATCGTCTCGATCCTGAACCAGCAGTCCCCCGGAGACTCGGCGGTAGTCAGCAGCGCTTCGGCCACTGGTCGAGAACTGAACCTGCATCAGCCGAACATTTTTCTTCCATTTTGGTCGGGTGGTCAGTATTTCCAGTGCATCAGGGTCGTATCCCGGGGCAATCACGGCCTCAATAAATCGGCCCGGTTCGCACATGATCTCAGCTGCCGATGCATCAACGGTGCGATTAAATCCGACAATCGATCCGAATGCACTCACAGGATCTCCCGCGTACGCATTGGTGAACGCAGTGGACAAATCTGATGCAACCGCACAACCACACGGATTGGTGTGTTTTATGATGCAGACAGCCGGATCAGAGAAGTCGGCGACAGTCGCTCGCGCCGCATCAAGATCCATTAGGTTATTATAGGACAGTTCTTTCCCATTGAGTTGTCTGGCACAGGCCAGTGATGTCGGATGCGGTGAGGATTCCACATAAAACGCTGCTTTTTGATGAGGGTTCTCGCCGTAGCGCAGAGTCGATTCGAGTTTCAGTGTTGGCGTTAAGGTAGACGGCCAGGCTGAGTCCTCATCCGCATCACATGTAATGGTCGCCATATAACCGGCGATTGCCTGGTCATAACGTGCAGTTAGTTGAAACGCAGTTGCGGCGAGTTTGCGTCGTAAGTCATCGTTAAACGAGCCGTCCTGCAGACTTCGCAGCACGTCTGCATACTGCGACGGACATGTGACAATGCCTACGTGAGCGTGATTTTTAGCCGCGGATCGCACCATGGAGGGGCCACCAATGTCGATTTGTTCGATCGCTTCCGGAATTTCGACATTGGGTTTGGCAATGGTCTCTTCAAACGGATACAGATTCACGACCACCAGTTGAATGGGAATGATGCCGTGTTCGAACATTGCCGCAGCATCGGACTCCAGAGTCGGACGCCCCAGAAGGCCTCCGTGAATCCTGGGATGCAGCGTTTTGAGCCGACCATCCATCATTTCCGGGAACTCGGTGTAGCTGGCAACATCGATTACCGGGATTCCTGCATCTTCCAGAAATCGCCGGGTCCCGCCCGTCGACAGGATCTCAAAGCCAATTTCTGTCAAACCACGAACGAATACGTCCAGTCCCTGTTTGTTGCTGACACTGACCAATGCCCGTTTTGGCTGTTCCATGATTGTTGCCTTGTGGCTTAAACCGCAAATCCATTGAAAAAGCCGCGAACACGCGTCCGAAGACGAGTCTGTTCACGGCTGGTCAAATTTACTGACCGGACACAGGTCGGTCAAACCCTGGCAGGCGGTTCCGGGCCGTGGAAATGGATTCTCCGTATCCAAAGTCCGACCATTTCCGGATGTCAGAATCAAAATTACACAGAATTCAATGCTGAACAACTCGCTCGTGGTACGCCGGGTTTGGTGACATTCGTTGTGGCATATTCGTACCGCAGAGTAAGCTGATGAAATGGTTTCGGATGAGCGGGGAAGAGACTTGACACTAACGAGCATCGATTTGCCTCTGGTGAGACGCGAGCTACTTCAGCGATCGCAGCGTCGGCGTACCGATGTGATCAGCTGTGCTTATACTGTCGTTTTCTTCATCATTCCGCTGATCAGCCTGCTGACGATGCTGTTCATCTGTTTCGGCCCAATAATCTTTAGTGTTTTTCTGTTGCTGAACACAAATGTCTATGCCAAGTCTATATCGATGTTTTGTTTCATGTCGCCGATTGTGATTGAAGTTTTAAATCAGCTTGATGGTTTGCCTGCGGTCTACCACAACAATTTGTTTCCCGAATCTGATGTGTTGGTGATCCTGATGAACTTTCTGGTCTACGGTGCACTGGTCATTGGGCTGAGGGAATTCGTGTTGAACACCCTGAACGGGCTGCTGGACCGCGTTGATGATCTGTAGCACTTCCCTTGATCTGCGGGCTGAGCTGGCCGGGATTTGACTGCGGAGGATGTCGGACTCGTGTCAATCTTCCAACGCAGACAAATCTGTGCAAGGTTTCGAATCTGCATGAAACCCTGAATCACAAATGTTGACCACGTCGCTGCTTCTCCTACACTCTTGGCATGAAACGCAGGATAATTGGTCCTCAGGTTGAACAACTTCTAAAGTCTGCTCAACGGCTGGCAGACTTGGCCGACGCGGCTGCTGTGGTTCTGCTGACAGATGAGACCGTGAATTTCAAAGCCGTCCGCAAACTGCTGCGAGGCACGCGACTGGTGGTGGCAACGGACGATGTGTCTGTTCAGGAGGCTGTGCGCGAGGACGAAGTTGATCTGGTACCGATTCTGCATGAGCCTCAGACCAGAAGTACTCAGGTGTCTCAGGTCCTGCTTGAAGCCATTGCTGATGAAATCCTGCAGTCCGGTGACACGATCGTGGCCGTCTATTCGTCGTATGACAATGATCGCTGTGATACGATCAGCGTTATCGAACTGTCTGAGCAGCTGGCGAAGCTCACGTCCCGGGACTTACAGCGTTTGGAGACACAGGTGCCACTTGATACTTTGCGTCAGGTGGTGGACCTCGCGTGCGAGATTGGTCGTGAAGGTCGGGAAGGCAAAACGGTCGGAACGATTTTTGTGGTGGGTAACCACCGCAAGGTTCTGAATC
It encodes the following:
- a CDS encoding AAA family ATPase, producing the protein MSTTEAHGDLHSNDVNAIDELREIWQRLRRELGKVIVGQDDVVEQLAVCLFARGHALLMGVPGLAKTLLVSRLAETMSLNFSRIQFTPDLMPMDITGTDILQETQTGRREFEFVKGPVFANIVLADEINRAPSKTQAAMLEAMQEHRVTVIGRTYQLNPPFFVLATQNPIEQEGTYPLPEAQLDRFMFLINVDYPSRSEEIEIARTTTGGDHPPLEMVMCADDVFRFQELVRRIPVPQHIYEFTVDLVRRTRPSVDVAPEWLRPLVSWGAGPRAVQYLILGARARAAMAGSYMTRLEDVLAVARPVLSHRVLTTFNAESEGITSTDVIQRLIDELQTELNA
- a CDS encoding BatA domain-containing protein, giving the protein MTFLQPFLLFALPLMGLPVLIHFVNQNRHRTVNWAATMFLVQAKRMARGMARLRYLLILLFRMLAIAGLIFAVSRPMTAGWLGLTAGGAPETTLILLDRSVSMEARDPRTRRSKRETALQKLSQLLQDIGRNTELVLFDSVSSDPRIVDSPADLADIPQTGPSETAADIPGLLQRAVEYIAAGETGRTDVWICSDLRKSDWDSSSGRWDTIRRQLEQREGVRLYLLAYPDQAAANMAVSVSGVHRRETSEGAELLMDIRVNRTADTDMDVNVPLSVVIDGARSTLNIKVSGSEFVRNGHAIAIDRETLSGWGRVELPDDSNTADNSYRFVYAEAPIQKTTVVSDAFSHGEYLRLAAGTSSDHRQLAEAELLTPDQVEAIDWEQTALLIWQAPLPDSRKSLLIREFVNSGRSVMFFPPHQPTSNELFGCRWTVWKSNAVPLKISRWRTESDLLSSTGSGMPLPLGKINVYRHCGLESERANVLGSFNGGDSLLLRAFTDRGAVYYCTSLPGTGHSTFIDNGVVFYVMIQRALARGTAALGNARHLECGTLTEFEGNRWQPLDELSERVLMSARSSRAGLYSIDDVHYAFNRPLSEDLPQIITEENVEALFDGIDFTRLNDSAGSATALASEVWRMFLVLMIVALIAEAVLCLPSRRTAKSAASNAVADFSYTG
- a CDS encoding terpene cyclase/mutase family protein — translated: MRLFICFLSLVICPADLFADDDIDQTVRQGLDYLVSQQNRQGYWIANEGQYRVAMTALAGTALLAEGSTATTGRYARAISNATDYLVSMSRPNGLIGFREDFHYTYGHGFSMLFLSQVFGEEEDLNRREQIRQVLTRAVRFSADAQTSRGGWGYVSAREGGGFDEGSTCITQVQGLRACRNAGIPVSVEIIQRAKKYIADCTTSRGGVEYSIKGGGERPAITAAALAALFNAGEYDTDLTKKMRDYCDNTIWPRRPVSHRASFWHYTHFYYSQVIYRQGGKRWKEYRQQINEELTRRIQPGGYWTDSDIGQVYVTAINCIILQLEKGYLPIYQR
- the purH gene encoding bifunctional phosphoribosylaminoimidazolecarboxamide formyltransferase/IMP cyclohydrolase, with product MEQPKRALVSVSNKQGLDVFVRGLTEIGFEILSTGGTRRFLEDAGIPVIDVASYTEFPEMMDGRLKTLHPRIHGGLLGRPTLESDAAAMFEHGIIPIQLVVVNLYPFEETIAKPNVEIPEAIEQIDIGGPSMVRSAAKNHAHVGIVTCPSQYADVLRSLQDGSFNDDLRRKLAATAFQLTARYDQAIAGYMATITCDADEDSAWPSTLTPTLKLESTLRYGENPHQKAAFYVESSPHPTSLACARQLNGKELSYNNLMDLDAARATVADFSDPAVCIIKHTNPCGCAVASDLSTAFTNAYAGDPVSAFGSIVGFNRTVDASAAEIMCEPGRFIEAVIAPGYDPDALEILTTRPKWKKNVRLMQVQFSTSGRSAADYRRVSGGLLVQDRDDEFQDDSEWTIPTKRRPTPAESADLRFAWIVCRHVKSNAIVFAKDNMLLGAGAGQMSRLDSSFIAAMKAGDRAADGVVASDAFFPFRDGVDQAAKAGIRAVIQPGGSRNDEEVIAACNAQDMAMIFTGRRHFRH
- a CDS encoding DUF58 domain-containing protein, whose amino-acid sequence is MRHFIEPSVISRLSGLTLDARIPVSGSVSGRHRSLTRGSSLEFSEYRNYVPGDDTRRLDWRVWGRSDRFYIKEFEADTNLRLCLVIDVSGSMAYGPQGSRQEGSTKLDFARFLCGTLAYLAAGQGDAVGLSCAGADFQLEIPPRRSAAHLRHILDEMSAMKAEGETGLSEALHAVAEKVPQRALVVIVSDLFTNTDSLGDAFQHLRFRRHDVAVFHLLEQNEVEFEFDRPVRFVDLEGAPPMLVDPATMAGQYRNAVQTWLEDVKQIVRDTLVDYHRVSIEEHYAEVLTRFLLARKK
- a CDS encoding diadenylate cyclase → MKRRIIGPQVEQLLKSAQRLADLADAAAVVLLTDETVNFKAVRKLLRGTRLVVATDDVSVQEAVREDEVDLVPILHEPQTRSTQVSQVLLEAIADEILQSGDTIVAVYSSYDNDRCDTISVIELSEQLAKLTSRDLQRLETQVPLDTLRQVVDLACEIGREGREGKTVGTIFVVGNHRKVLNLSQEQVHDPFRGGAYPREERLVRNPRVRESIKELAQVDGAFIISSDGVVYGYGRHLRASADGLALSKGLGSRHWAAAAVSKATEAVAVAVSESTGTVRVFQDGKVVLRIEPLHAAMKWHDVATESPPEQS